From Ostrinia nubilalis chromosome 9, ilOstNubi1.1, whole genome shotgun sequence, one genomic window encodes:
- the LOC135074776 gene encoding uncharacterized protein LOC135074776 codes for MSQSDNKRVASWDSESEPSDFGEQPPPQPAKKAKKSAKAETPSATSKSKKKTSTSGTTKSAKSLSSELFGDDSDGPCPEPVPKASPLWSSLARRVADGVTRQVELVEEGEIFFDVKVFNNCDIIDLDPRQRAEKWTAQLRLRVKPNDPLWVQLKKIARDAKRRFHKDPIFYKNK; via the exons AT gtCACAATCAGATAATAAACGGGTGGCATCCTGGGACTCTGAGTCTGAGCCCTCGGACTTCGGAGAACAGCCTCCACCACA ACCCGCAAAGAAGGCGAAAAAATCAGCCAAGGCGGAAACACCTTCGGCCACCTCTAAATCAAagaaaaagacgtccactag TGGCACAACCAAGTCTGCGAAATCGCTTTCGAGCGAATTATTCGGCGACGACTCCGACGGACCGTGCCCCGAGCCAGTCCCGAAAGCGTCGCCGCTGTGGTCGTCCCTGGCCCGCAGAGTCGCTGATGGCGTGACGCGCCAGGTCGAGCTGGTCGAAGAGGGGGAGATCTTCTTCGATGTCAAGGTGTTTAACAACTGCGACATCATCGACCTGGATCCTCGTCAGCGGGCTGAAAAGTGGACTGCACAGTTGCGCTTGAGGGTGAAGCCCAACGATCCGCTCTGGgtgcaattaaaaaaaattgcaaggGACGCAAAGCGGCGGTTCCACAAGGACCCAATATTTTATAAGAACAAATAG